One Brevibacillus choshinensis genomic window carries:
- a CDS encoding menaquinol-cytochrome c reductase cytochrome b/c subunit, translating to MAKQDKDATFVGDSRVSAKRIPNISPSYSDFPGKTEAFWPNFLLKEWMVAAVCLVAFLVLTVSHPSPLTDKANPNDTSFVPLPDWYFLFLYQMLKYPWASGDWVVLGTIIIPGIAFGGLMLAPWLDTSKERRPSKRPVATGLMLTALVGIFYLTWAADHEHSLSHPSSKTGGEHGGGGGSSATAPAPADTSFTADAVWKAQSSCMGCHGKNMEGGMGPNLQKIGSKYDATQIADIIHNGKPPAMPGGMIKDEAEIKKLAEYMASLK from the coding sequence ATGGCGAAACAAGACAAAGATGCTACCTTCGTCGGAGACTCACGGGTATCGGCGAAGCGCATCCCAAACATTTCTCCATCCTACTCTGACTTCCCAGGAAAGACAGAAGCCTTCTGGCCGAACTTCCTGTTGAAAGAGTGGATGGTGGCAGCGGTTTGCTTGGTTGCTTTCCTCGTGCTGACGGTTTCTCATCCGTCGCCGTTGACTGACAAAGCCAACCCGAACGATACTTCATTCGTTCCGCTGCCTGACTGGTACTTCCTGTTCCTGTACCAAATGCTGAAATATCCTTGGGCGTCTGGTGACTGGGTAGTCTTGGGTACCATCATCATTCCAGGTATTGCTTTCGGCGGATTGATGCTGGCTCCTTGGCTGGATACCAGCAAAGAACGCCGTCCGAGCAAACGCCCAGTTGCGACTGGCTTGATGCTGACCGCACTGGTAGGCATATTCTACCTGACTTGGGCAGCGGACCATGAGCATTCTCTCAGCCATCCATCCAGCAAAACGGGTGGAGAACACGGTGGAGGCGGTGGATCCAGCGCGACTGCTCCTGCACCTGCTGACACCAGCTTCACTGCGGACGCTGTATGGAAAGCGCAATCAAGCTGCATGGGTTGCCACGGTAAGAATATGGAAGGCGGCATGGGTCCTAACCTTCAAAAAATCGGTAGCAAATATGATGCCACACAGATTGCCGACATCATCCATAATGGTAAACCACCTGCAATGCCAGGCGGTATGATCAAGGATGAGGCGGAAATCAAAAAGCTGGCTGAATACATGGCAAGCTTGAAATAA
- a CDS encoding DUF1405 domain-containing protein, with the protein MIWIWEWFRHSLGKRWFLWTLFVINFLGTIYGFIWYGNQLAETPVFLTPFVPDSPTGSGLFTLVLLTYLLGRHIPVLEALAGITNFKYGVWAVCIILAGWMMGNEVRWTDVMLIISHSGMAVESVLYARFYKLSLLPVGIAALWTLNNDFLDYVMDIHPWLPSVLDPYEGFVGLFTVLLSLISISVIWFINNKYTINKV; encoded by the coding sequence ATGATCTGGATATGGGAGTGGTTCAGGCATTCGTTGGGGAAAAGATGGTTTCTATGGACACTGTTTGTGATCAACTTCTTGGGGACCATATACGGATTTATCTGGTATGGCAATCAATTAGCGGAGACACCGGTGTTCTTAACCCCTTTTGTTCCGGATAGCCCGACAGGTAGCGGACTTTTCACACTGGTTCTTCTTACCTATTTGTTGGGACGCCACATTCCTGTACTGGAAGCTTTGGCTGGCATAACCAATTTTAAATATGGTGTTTGGGCGGTCTGCATTATCTTGGCTGGGTGGATGATGGGGAATGAAGTGCGTTGGACAGACGTAATGTTGATCATCTCGCATTCAGGTATGGCAGTAGAATCTGTCCTGTACGCAAGATTTTACAAGTTGAGTCTGCTACCAGTAGGAATTGCGGCATTGTGGACCCTGAATAACGACTTTCTCGATTACGTAATGGACATCCATCCTTGGCTGCCAAGTGTACTCGATCCATACGAAGGGTTTGTCGGCTTGTTTACCGTGCTCCTCAGCTTAATTTCCATATCCGTCATCTGGTTTATAAATAATAAGTATACGATAAACAAGGTCTAA
- a CDS encoding sporulation protein YpjB: protein MKKNIRYLLFFLAIGLFLSWPIHNLYSKLDQPIEEKQLAALDQVAHELLTNVKKGDIENAQKRIVQLAEQFPNQHLPIPIRIESLNAVTQSILAAKQSFASTNVSEQQLLWHATQVRVAIDALTHVHQPMWRSYYPFFVTQVQNLQQSAVERNFTQFQEQFEENYRLYLAIKPAMSIQLPENQMSSISASYNAISKELRNSQIDWQLVRETLRDLNASVQTAFVGEEKSTFALLMMRPDSPMVIIFSVGIALLMALSYVAWKKYDGQIRSA, encoded by the coding sequence TTGAAGAAAAACATCCGCTACTTGTTATTTTTCTTGGCGATTGGCTTGTTCCTGTCATGGCCGATTCATAATCTGTATTCCAAGCTGGATCAGCCGATCGAAGAAAAACAGCTGGCTGCCCTGGACCAGGTCGCACATGAGCTTTTGACGAATGTAAAAAAAGGGGACATCGAGAATGCGCAAAAGCGGATTGTTCAGCTGGCTGAGCAGTTCCCGAATCAGCATTTGCCGATCCCCATTCGGATTGAGAGTCTCAATGCTGTGACGCAGTCCATCCTCGCGGCGAAACAGAGCTTTGCCTCTACCAATGTGAGTGAACAGCAGCTATTGTGGCATGCAACACAGGTGCGAGTCGCCATTGACGCACTGACCCACGTGCACCAGCCGATGTGGAGAAGCTACTATCCTTTCTTTGTTACACAGGTGCAAAATTTGCAGCAATCTGCGGTTGAACGCAATTTTACACAGTTCCAAGAGCAATTTGAAGAAAATTATCGTTTGTATCTGGCGATCAAGCCGGCGATGAGCATTCAGCTCCCGGAAAACCAGATGTCATCGATCTCGGCCTCCTACAATGCCATTTCCAAAGAATTGCGAAATTCCCAGATCGATTGGCAATTGGTCAGGGAAACATTGCGCGACCTGAATGCCTCGGTGCAAACAGCGTTTGTAGGAGAGGAGAAAAGTACGTTTGCTCTGCTGATGATGCGGCCGGATTCTCCGATGGTGATCATCTTTTCTGTGGGAATTGCGTTGTTGATGGCTTTGTCGTATGTAGCCTGGAAAAAGTACGATGGCCAGATCCGTTCTGCCTAA